The sequence AAACTTGGAGATTGATGCTGTCATGGAAACCTCATCAATTCCTCACTATCCGGTTTCAACTGTTGAGGGACATAAGGGAAAATTAATCTTTGGTCGTTTGAAGAATAAACAAATATTAGCTTTTCAAGGGCGCGTTCATTACTACGAAACAGGAAACTTGAACACTATCCTCTACCCTATTCGAGTCGCTCATAAGTTAGGTGTAAAAACCATCATACTGACAAATGCGGCTGGCGGTGTAAATCGGCATTTCCATCCGGGTGATTTGATGTTGATGAAAGACCATATCAATTTGACTTTCGAAAATCCAGTCGTGCTAATTGGAAAATCAATGCAAACAAAAGGTTATGTTTACGATCCGAAATTAATTTCTTTGATTATAAAAATTGCTGACGATATGAAAGTTCCTTTACGTGAAGGTATTTATGTCGGTGTAAAAGGACCTTCATACGAAACAGCATCGGAAGTGGAGATGGTTCGAAGAATTGGCGGCGATGCCGTAGGTATGTCAACCGTAAACGAATCTTCATTTGCGAGTGCACTCGGGATGCGGGTCGCAGGAATTTCGTGCATTACAAACTACGCAACCGGTGTAACTAATTCAAAACTCTCGCACGCCGAAGTAACTGAAGTAGCTAATAAAGTAAAACATAGATTTTCAAGTTTAATCTCTTCAATTCTACTCGCAATCGAAAAATAAACTAAAGGGAGTTAACCTATGAGTTGGTTTAATTATAAAGACATTCCGGATGTAGGTGGTTTCACAAATCTTTTTAACGATTACGTTTCTGATTTTAAGAAGGTTCAACAATTTTACGAGTGGGACTTTCGGCAGATAAGCAATTTCAAACTTCGCTGCGATAAAATACGGAACGATTACAAACATCGGAATTCTATTTGCGATATATTACTTCGGCAAAATAAAGATTTTGGTTGTTTTGAACAGACATTTTATAATTTAGAAAACTTACGTGCAGAAAGTACTTTTGCGGTTGTAAGCGGACAGCAGGTTGGGATACTCGGCGGTCCTTTATATACGATTTATAAAATCATCACACTCATCAAACTCACAGAACAGTTAAATCAGAATTTTCCCAGTATTCAATTTGTCCCGATATTTTGGCTGGAAGGCGAAGACCACGATTTCGATGAAGTGAACAAAATTAAAATAGTAACAAGCGATAATCAGATTAAAACAATCGACTACCAATTAAAAACAAAAATAGGACAGCACGGTCCTGTAGGTAGTTACACTCTCGAAAATATACTCGATTTATTGATCCATCTCCAATCAGCTCTACCGAACACAGAATTCAAAAGTAAGTTGCTTGAAATAGCTGAAGCTTGTTATTACGACGGGGCGACTTTTGAAAAATCATTTGTAAAATTGATTAACGAACTATTTCCAAAAGCCGGTATAATATTCATTTCATCAAACGATTGCGGCGTTAAGAAATTATTGTCCGAAATATTTAAAATAGAAATCGAAAGCCATCCCAAAACCTGCCAACTTGTTATTCAGAGAAGTGCTGAATTAGAACATAAATATCACGCACAAATTAAACCGAGAGCATTAAATTTGTTTTTATTCCATAAAGGTGGAAGATATTTGATTGAACCGAGAGAAAACGATTTCAGCTTAAAAGGAACACGAAAGTTTATAACAAAGGAAGAAATTCAGCAGATCATAACTGAAACTCCTGAACTTTTCAGCCCGAACGTTGTGCTTCGGCCCATTTGCCAGGATACAATTTTGCCAACAGCGGCTTATGTCGGTGGTCCCTCGGAAATCGCGTATTTCGCTCAATTAAAGCCCATTTACGAACAGTTTCAAGTCGGAATGCCAATTTTATATCCCCGTGCATCTGCTACGATTGTGGAAGAAAAAGTTACCAGGATACTCGAAAAATACGAATTGGGTCTTCTTAGTGTTTTGAATGATATTGAAAAAGTGAAAAAGCAGGTTATCAATTTAGTATCCGAGATTAAAATTGATGATTTATTTACAGATTCGAAGAGCCGTGTTAATGATGTTTTAAGTGAAATGAAATTTGGTTTGGGATATATCGACCAAACGTTGCTTGGTGCTTTGGAAACTACACGCGAAAAAATTGAATCGCATTTAAATAATTTAAAAGAAAAAACTGATTCCGCACAAAAGCAGAAGCACGAAACAGCTCTCCGACAAGTCGAAAAAGCTATTAACAACCTGATGCCGGATGGAAATTTGCAAGAACGGGAATTAAATATTTTTACTTACATGAATAAATAC is a genomic window of Bacteroidota bacterium containing:
- a CDS encoding purine-nucleoside phosphorylase, translating into MNEKHLKETISFIKSKTKSNPKTGIVLGSGLGDYAENLEIDAVMETSSIPHYPVSTVEGHKGKLIFGRLKNKQILAFQGRVHYYETGNLNTILYPIRVAHKLGVKTIILTNAAGGVNRHFHPGDLMLMKDHINLTFENPVVLIGKSMQTKGYVYDPKLISLIIKIADDMKVPLREGIYVGVKGPSYETASEVEMVRRIGGDAVGMSTVNESSFASALGMRVAGISCITNYATGVTNSKLSHAEVTEVANKVKHRFSSLISSILLAIEK
- the bshC gene encoding bacillithiol biosynthesis cysteine-adding enzyme BshC, which translates into the protein MSWFNYKDIPDVGGFTNLFNDYVSDFKKVQQFYEWDFRQISNFKLRCDKIRNDYKHRNSICDILLRQNKDFGCFEQTFYNLENLRAESTFAVVSGQQVGILGGPLYTIYKIITLIKLTEQLNQNFPSIQFVPIFWLEGEDHDFDEVNKIKIVTSDNQIKTIDYQLKTKIGQHGPVGSYTLENILDLLIHLQSALPNTEFKSKLLEIAEACYYDGATFEKSFVKLINELFPKAGIIFISSNDCGVKKLLSEIFKIEIESHPKTCQLVIQRSAELEHKYHAQIKPRALNLFLFHKGGRYLIEPRENDFSLKGTRKFITKEEIQQIITETPELFSPNVVLRPICQDTILPTAAYVGGPSEIAYFAQLKPIYEQFQVGMPILYPRASATIVEEKVTRILEKYELGLLSVLNDIEKVKKQVINLVSEIKIDDLFTDSKSRVNDVLSEMKFGLGYIDQTLLGALETTREKIESHLNNLKEKTDSAQKQKHETALRQVEKAINNLMPDGNLQERELNIFTYMNKYGLEFHKYLTNEIQIDKFEHQIVELSK